A genomic segment from Chitinophagaceae bacterium encodes:
- a CDS encoding UpxY family transcription antiterminator — translation MNENLHWYVVYTRPRWEKKIAALLQDKGITHYCPMNKVHRQWSDRMKIVTEPLFKGYVFVQVEERKKWDIKLIDGIVNYVYWQGKPARVRDEEIITIKKFLQEFENVEVTETRLAVNDTVVVTDGIMMDYKGIVLEVSGNKAKVLIQSIGITLSAIFEKKKLIKVDRL, via the coding sequence ATGAACGAAAATTTACATTGGTACGTTGTTTATACCCGTCCCCGTTGGGAAAAAAAAATTGCTGCACTGCTGCAAGATAAAGGCATTACGCACTATTGCCCCATGAATAAAGTGCACCGGCAATGGAGCGACAGGATGAAAATAGTAACCGAACCTTTATTTAAAGGCTATGTGTTTGTACAGGTTGAAGAGCGCAAAAAATGGGATATTAAACTTATTGACGGTATTGTAAATTATGTGTACTGGCAAGGTAAACCGGCAAGAGTAAGGGATGAAGAAATTATTACCATTAAAAAATTTCTGCAGGAATTTGAAAATGTAGAAGTAACCGAAACACGGCTGGCTGTAAATGATACCGTTGTAGTTACAGACGGCATTATGATGGATTATAAAGGAATTGTGCTGGAAGTATCGGGCAATAAGGCCAAAGTGCTTATCCAAAGCATTGGCATAACTTTAAGCGCAATTTTCGAAAAGAAAAAACTCATCAAGGTTGACCGGTTATGA
- a CDS encoding glycosyltransferase family 4 protein, producing MQGKQNSVLFFTLKIFSATGGIEKVCRVASKALFEIFNGNLQIFCMHDKTGDASGNKYFPEKIQRSFEGNKVKASFSAIIAGRKKEVIVLSHINLLPVGWVIKKLNPKAKLVLFTHGIEVWQPLNNRKRKMLHCCDMVFSVSNFTRQKLIDVQGACPAKCFVLNNCLDPFLESKTHLQKPVDLLAKYNLEQTDIIIMTLTRLAITERNKGYDKVIAAIASLQKKSAATIKYLIAGKYTGEEKNFIFKLAETNGVTVILTGFIDDKELPAYFALADMYIMPSKKEGFGITFIEAMYYGLPVIGGNADGSADALDNGKLGIMVNPDSVAEIESAIAKIIHTKTAYIPAKEKLMEKFGFDVYKENLKRLMHI from the coding sequence ATGCAAGGCAAACAAAATTCTGTTTTATTTTTTACCTTAAAAATATTTTCTGCCACCGGCGGTATCGAAAAAGTTTGCAGGGTAGCCAGTAAAGCACTTTTTGAAATTTTTAACGGCAACCTGCAGATCTTTTGTATGCATGATAAAACCGGCGATGCATCAGGTAATAAATATTTTCCTGAAAAAATTCAAAGGTCTTTTGAAGGCAATAAAGTAAAAGCATCCTTTTCGGCAATTATAGCAGGCCGTAAAAAAGAGGTCATCGTTCTTAGCCATATCAATTTACTGCCGGTAGGCTGGGTAATAAAAAAGCTAAACCCAAAAGCAAAACTGGTTTTATTTACGCATGGCATTGAAGTGTGGCAACCCTTGAACAACCGCAAAAGAAAAATGCTGCATTGCTGCGATATGGTTTTTTCAGTGAGCAATTTTACCCGGCAAAAATTAATTGATGTGCAGGGTGCATGCCCCGCCAAATGTTTTGTACTCAATAATTGCCTCGATCCTTTTTTGGAGAGCAAAACCCATTTACAAAAACCAGTTGATTTGCTTGCAAAATACAACCTGGAGCAAACCGATATTATTATAATGACGCTTACCCGGCTTGCCATTACAGAAAGAAACAAAGGTTACGATAAAGTGATAGCAGCCATTGCATCACTTCAAAAAAAATCAGCTGCTACAATAAAATACCTCATTGCCGGAAAATATACCGGGGAGGAGAAAAATTTTATTTTTAAGCTGGCCGAAACAAATGGGGTTACGGTGATACTCACCGGATTTATTGACGATAAAGAATTGCCAGCTTATTTTGCCCTTGCCGATATGTATATTATGCCTAGCAAAAAAGAAGGCTTTGGTATTACGTTTATTGAGGCCATGTATTACGGCCTGCCGGTAATTGGCGGCAATGCCGATGGCTCTGCAGATGCACTGGATAATGGTAAATTAGGCATAATGGTTAACCCGGATAGTGTAGCAGAAATTGAATCGGCAATTGCAAAAATCATCCATACTAAAACAGCATATATACCTGCAAAAG